The Psychromonas sp. MME1 genome window below encodes:
- a CDS encoding sugar porter family MFS transporter: protein MNIKTYNAYKYALIVAIGGFVFGLDAAIISGTVRYIAAEFSLSNIEIGVVVSAPSLGAVIALLFAGKAADALGRKKTLIIVAILYLFSALISALATSFMMLVSARFIGGLAFSSLSLASMYIGEIAPAKQRGRLVSANQFNIVIGLLAAYFINYYLVIHVNESSLLFSSSNIWRTMLASELIPAVAWVLLLIRVPESPRWLSMKGKHEEALVVLNKILPEQQAAQVQSEIQQNLNEHKETENITQQLKLLFSSPMKTVFAIGFIMAVVQGVTGMNAILFYAPTVFEQIGFGVNASFQQAIYIGVTSVVFTVLAIFFIDKVGRKPLLILGLSVVVISHATCWYGFNNATYSVNEQTIEKLENVIDTAPLTAQLGKHFDTDVSFKAMLANNYDANALRLNEGHIIEASINVNPILVLIGILAFIAAFHISIGPIMWVLFSEIFPNSVRSVAIPLFALVTSIASYLIQQFFPWQLATFGAANTFLIYSMFGLIGLILLWPLLPETKNKSLEEIEHALVGQDKKLKV, encoded by the coding sequence ATGAATATAAAAACATATAACGCTTATAAGTATGCGTTAATCGTTGCAATTGGAGGTTTTGTCTTTGGCTTGGATGCCGCTATTATTTCTGGTACGGTGCGTTACATCGCCGCTGAGTTTTCTCTTAGTAATATTGAAATTGGTGTTGTTGTGAGTGCACCTAGCCTTGGTGCGGTTATAGCTTTACTTTTTGCTGGTAAAGCAGCAGATGCTTTAGGGCGAAAGAAAACACTCATTATTGTTGCTATATTGTATTTATTTTCCGCTCTAATATCGGCTTTGGCGACAAGCTTCATGATGCTAGTGAGTGCTAGATTTATTGGAGGATTAGCCTTTAGTTCTTTATCCTTGGCATCTATGTATATTGGTGAAATAGCGCCCGCTAAACAGCGAGGCAGATTAGTTTCGGCTAACCAATTCAATATTGTAATAGGTTTGTTAGCCGCATATTTTATTAACTATTACTTAGTCATACATGTGAACGAAAGTTCACTGTTATTTTCTTCGAGTAATATCTGGCGTACCATGCTCGCTTCAGAGCTTATTCCTGCTGTAGCTTGGGTTTTACTATTAATTAGAGTACCTGAATCTCCACGCTGGCTATCAATGAAAGGTAAACATGAAGAAGCACTAGTCGTGCTCAATAAAATATTACCTGAACAGCAGGCCGCTCAAGTACAATCTGAAATCCAGCAGAACCTAAATGAACACAAAGAAACAGAAAACATTACCCAGCAATTAAAATTACTATTTTCTTCACCAATGAAAACGGTATTTGCCATCGGTTTTATTATGGCGGTAGTGCAGGGTGTAACTGGCATGAATGCTATTTTGTTTTATGCCCCAACAGTATTTGAACAAATTGGCTTTGGTGTTAATGCATCATTTCAGCAAGCGATCTACATTGGCGTAACTAGCGTTGTATTTACTGTGCTCGCCATATTTTTTATCGATAAAGTGGGGCGTAAACCATTGTTGATATTAGGTCTATCGGTTGTTGTAATAAGCCATGCAACCTGTTGGTACGGCTTTAATAATGCTACCTATAGTGTTAACGAACAAACCATTGAAAAACTTGAAAATGTGATTGATACCGCTCCACTTACTGCGCAACTAGGTAAGCACTTCGATACAGATGTTAGTTTTAAAGCAATGTTAGCGAATAATTATGATGCTAATGCTTTGCGTTTAAATGAAGGGCATATTATTGAAGCATCTATCAATGTTAACCCTATTTTGGTACTTATTGGTATTCTGGCTTTTATAGCGGCGTTTCATATATCAATTGGTCCTATTATGTGGGTTTTATTCTCAGAGATATTTCCTAACTCGGTACGAAGTGTGGCGATCCCTCTTTTCGCGTTGGTTACGAGTATTGCTAGCTATTTGATTCAGCAATTTTTCCCATGGCAGCTTGCTACTTTTGGTGCAGCTAATACTTTCTTAATTTATTCAATGTTTGGGTTAATAGGGCTAATACTCTTATGGCCACTGTTGCCCGAAACCAAGAATAAAAGTCTTGAAGAAATAGAACATGCTTTGGTTGGGCAAGATAAAAAACTTAAAGTCTAG
- the pta gene encoding phosphate acetyltransferase: MSRTIMLIPIGSGVGVTSVSLGMVRAMERQGVAVNFYKPIAQPRPGDSGPERSTATLRNGSSINPPEPFAIKYAENLISSGRTSELLENIVERFRQGTKESDVTIVEGLVPTDKHQFANEINYSIAKALSADMVFVTHPSNDTSQQLKERMEIAISSFGGKKNKRIAGCIINKVGAPVDENEKMRPDLTEMFDIPDSVANNNLEVLQMFSKSPLPILGCIPWSAELIAPRVKDLATHLEAKVLNKGDIENRRLHNVIFCARSIPNMVEHFKAGSMLVTSGDRSDVIIAACLAVMNGMKIGCLLLTGDYHPEEEVLKLCKQAMLSGLPILLIKSNTWQTAQRLQNFNMEIPIDDMERIEKVQEYIASHIDKHWLNTLTKDSSLARRLSPPAFRYHLTELARRANQRIVLPEGEEPRTIQAALICAQRGIAKPVLLGDPEEIQRVATQQGIVLTDEVEIINPVHVIERYIAPMVELRKSKGLTEVVAREQLQDTVVLGTMMLAENEVAGLVSGAIHTTANTIRPPLQLIKTAPGASIVSSIFFMLLPDQVLVYGDCAINPDPTAEQLADIAIQSADSAIAFGIDPKVAMISYSTGTSGAGSDVDKVREATKIAQQRRPDLLIDGPLQYDAAVMENVAKSKAPNSKVAGQATVFIFPDLNTGNTTYKAVQRSADLISIGPMLQGMRKPVNDLSRGALVDDIVYTIALTAIQATQAQEKNGLQEKPVKK, translated from the coding sequence TCCCATTGGCTCAGGTGTTGGTGTCACATCTGTAAGTCTTGGAATGGTTCGCGCTATGGAGCGCCAAGGCGTTGCCGTTAATTTTTATAAACCTATTGCTCAGCCTCGACCTGGAGACAGTGGACCAGAACGTTCGACTGCAACATTACGCAATGGTTCATCAATCAACCCTCCAGAGCCTTTTGCCATTAAATATGCTGAAAACTTGATTTCATCAGGGCGAACATCTGAATTGTTAGAAAATATCGTTGAACGTTTTCGCCAAGGCACAAAAGAGAGTGACGTTACTATCGTAGAAGGGTTAGTACCTACGGATAAACATCAATTCGCTAATGAAATAAACTATAGCATTGCCAAAGCATTAAGTGCTGATATGGTCTTTGTAACTCACCCGAGTAATGACACATCGCAACAACTTAAAGAACGCATGGAAATTGCAATATCCTCTTTTGGCGGCAAAAAAAATAAGCGTATCGCTGGGTGTATCATTAATAAAGTTGGTGCTCCCGTTGATGAAAATGAAAAAATGCGCCCCGATCTAACTGAAATGTTTGATATTCCTGATAGTGTTGCTAATAACAACCTAGAAGTTCTACAAATGTTCAGCAAAAGTCCATTGCCTATTCTGGGCTGCATTCCTTGGAGTGCTGAACTTATCGCACCACGAGTAAAAGATCTTGCCACACACCTTGAAGCAAAAGTACTCAACAAAGGTGATATTGAAAATCGCCGTTTGCACAATGTTATCTTTTGTGCACGTTCTATTCCCAATATGGTTGAGCATTTCAAAGCAGGTTCAATGCTAGTGACCTCGGGCGACCGAAGCGATGTGATCATTGCTGCTTGTTTAGCTGTAATGAACGGCATGAAAATTGGTTGTTTATTGTTGACGGGAGATTATCATCCAGAAGAAGAGGTGCTTAAACTCTGTAAGCAAGCAATGCTATCTGGCTTACCTATATTATTAATAAAAAGTAATACATGGCAAACCGCGCAACGCCTTCAAAACTTTAATATGGAAATTCCCATTGATGATATGGAACGTATTGAAAAAGTACAAGAATATATCGCTAGCCATATCGATAAGCACTGGCTCAATACACTAACAAAAGATTCATCATTGGCACGTCGTTTATCACCACCAGCCTTCCGTTACCACTTAACGGAGCTTGCTCGTCGAGCAAACCAACGCATCGTATTACCTGAAGGTGAAGAACCTCGTACAATTCAAGCGGCGCTTATCTGTGCTCAACGCGGTATTGCAAAACCTGTTTTATTAGGTGATCCAGAAGAGATTCAGCGCGTAGCAACACAGCAAGGTATCGTTTTAACCGATGAAGTAGAAATCATCAATCCTGTTCATGTAATTGAACGTTATATCGCACCAATGGTCGAACTACGTAAATCTAAAGGCTTGACAGAAGTGGTTGCACGTGAACAATTGCAAGATACTGTTGTCCTTGGCACTATGATGTTAGCTGAGAATGAAGTAGCAGGCTTGGTTTCTGGTGCGATTCACACGACTGCCAACACCATTCGCCCACCACTACAGCTAATAAAAACAGCGCCAGGTGCAAGCATCGTTTCTTCTATCTTCTTTATGTTACTACCAGACCAAGTATTGGTTTATGGTGATTGTGCTATTAACCCAGATCCTACCGCTGAACAACTTGCTGATATTGCCATTCAATCTGCCGATTCTGCCATTGCTTTTGGTATTGACCCTAAAGTTGCAATGATAAGCTACTCAACAGGCACCTCTGGGGCAGGTAGCGATGTTGACAAAGTACGTGAAGCAACAAAAATTGCACAACAACGTCGCCCAGACCTACTTATTGATGGCCCACTACAATACGATGCAGCGGTCATGGAAAATGTAGCGAAAAGCAAAGCACCGAACTCTAAGGTGGCAGGACAAGCAACTGTATTTATATTCCCTGACTTAAATACGGGTAATACAACATACAAAGCTGTACAGCGAAGCGCAGACTTAATCAGTATTGGTCCAATGCTACAGGGGATGCGCAAGCCAGTAAACGATCTGTCGCGTGGCGCATTAGTCGACGATATTGTTTATACTATTGCATTAACCGCTATCCAAGCGACACAAGCTCAAGAAAAAAATGGGTTACAAGAAAAGCCTGTTAAAAAATAG